GAAtcgaaatggaaatggaaaaaaaaatcgaatgggaACACGTTAACTGTAATATCTAAATCCAGTTGTATTAATTGCCAGAAGTCCGAGACttaataaaatggataaataGGCAATTATAATGAAACCATTAGAAATGCATCATGAATTATCGACCAAAAATAGTAAAAGTCACAGTtacggttaaaaaaaaacaatgtaaaaatacTATTCCAAACATCTTTCCTAAACGAGTAACGAAGAAATAATATGTACATTATACAATACTAATGAATATTtgttacttaactttttttcgaTTTACTGTAGTACGCATAGTAAAGTCTCGCAAGGTACCTATTTAAAAGCAAGACTATAAAACGCATTTCTTTTGACTTTGTACCAATGCGACACATTGGCGGCAACACACCCAATTGTCCTTAATAAAGCCTAAAACCGAATGAACGGAAAAcacggaaaagaaagaaaaaaagtaaaatgggtTAGAGAAGAAAATTCGATAGTAACGAAGTAACAGACTCTGTCCTTTGTATCAAAGAAGGTAacgggaaaaataaaagattctcGAAGCctgaccgaagagagagagagaaagtttccgaGCCGTCATTCCATTAGGAATTGCTGACCTCAACAAAGGATCAAAGGAGACCATGAAAAGACGAGCGAAAGGAGATCTATTGTACTTCACCGTTTCTTTCAGGGCGCCCAAATTCTCGTCTTCCCTGAGCATGGCCTCACGGGGTGCTGACTTTGGGCTCGACTCTGGGAGAGTACTTCCCCCAGACACAAGTCGTACCGAATCCTGAAGCCAGAGAAGTGCCCTGCGACTACACTGACGTTCCAGAATCTAGCTTGGTAAGAAATAGGAAGACTGTTTatggggaggcggggggggggggggggggggggggggggggggggggggggggggggggggggggggggggcgggggggggggggggggggggggggggggggggggagaaaaactGGACATgaatggaagaggaagagagtgtGAGAGGCGGTGGACAGTCTGActggagagagaagaaagataaaataaaggatAACATTTCTCTGTAAAAATATATTGAAGGACTGCGAATTAGTAATTATTACATTACTGCATATCAGTATCAAATTTAATCTGCTTTATTGGTGCCATATAAACCCACTAGAGTTGCTTTATTTAAACGCATAAACCTTTCATCATGCCTCAAGTAAAGACCCCTTCAAAAGGGGTTACACCCCAGTCGTTTTAATTACAGGTGCAATAATTAAATGGCTGTGGACCTTTTTGGGGgttaattattataatacaataataaagcAGTTTAGAGACACCTACTATATTTGTGTTCTGGTTGCCCAATGGCACACGCACTTGACACTCGCACACAAAAGAACATCACTCCCGGGTTGCCTCATACAACTCCTATCACACACAAAGCACATAAATGCGTTGCATCTTAACACACCAGGAAAGAAATTTTACCTTCTTACTAATTAAAGCAATAATGTTGCATTATTTCACCGACCCTTCATGTTGGGATACAATTGGAAACTGACGAACAGTCAGTACAATACATCACACCACCAAGAGTCACCAATTCTTTTGAACACGATAcacttcattagaatataattaattaaatccCACTAAGACAGATCGGCCGGACAATGACGTCACACGGGCTCGCCCTTGGCGGGAGCCACCGTGTGGCAGGTACACCCACCAGAGCCAGGTCAAAACGTTTGACCTTCTTCCTCGCCTTTGCATCAATTGTTTCAGTCTTGTATCCCTTTTATTTTAAGGTTGTCTACCAGTTACCTCGTTATTTAACAGCGTCGggtttttgttaaaaaatacaGCCACATCTGTCCAAATtgatagtaattttatttttcgatCGAGGAGGGTAAGCATTTCTTCAAGTGAGTAACATCtatctttgtttgttttaaaaaaacattttagacAAAAAATTACGTAAACTGGAATGAAGATGACCGAGAATACCTCAAACattcaataaatgaaaagaaatttgtcCTTATGTAACCTGTATTTATGTAAAACAGTgctaaatgttgaattttattttcctcattttactTCTGGAGGTCTCATTTTTCCCGAGTTTTTCTTGACACGTTGTTAAGGATCCAAATTCTGAAATACAGAATTTGGATccttaacaaaaaaatatatcaccCCATTGATACATAAACTCCAGGCTATCTagatgatttttctttctctatGAGCGTCATTACATTGAATACTTTCCTGCATTTTATTAATTGAGAGAAAAATAGCAGATTTTGTGATTTATACACAatgcatatagtacatacatgcactgcacgtatatatatatatatatatatatatatatatatatatatatatatatatatatatatatatatatatatatatatatatatatatatattacatttgaagTATTGCTCTTTTATTCATGATCATAGGCAACAAGGGAGTTTGAACAGCATTTGCCAAAGGAAAAGATGGCACAGCGACAGCGTCTTCCTTTTATAACCGCTCATTGTTTAAGGCTTTGAATATTCAGACCCCGTGACTTCATGTCAGCTATATGATCATAGGGTCTGGAATAGAACATATCACTGCATTTTCAGCACTGACTGAATTGCACGACAGTATTCAGCCACGTATGTCGATACAGTTTTCCCCTTTAAATCTAAAATGCCTTATCCTAAGGTTTTATTTCTTAAGCTTGGTGTTCGAACAACCATACACTGCACAATTATCGGCATGGCTATAAAAAAAAGCTCTTTAACAACGTATCTTGAGTTCCatcgctcacacacacactaattaGTAGATAAAATCACTGCCTTAAAAACTTATTAGTTACCTTCtgtgtttttttctatatatattcgtatgtttaatattttttttttttaaatgttcattttgcaaaatttttttattgttttatcaaaAGGAGAAATTGGGTTCTCTTTTAAAATATGTAAtggatttttttattccaaagtaATATTTGGGTTGTTAGTCTCTTCCCTTGCATAATCCTTTAATTGAACTCCTTGGCTTTTGAGTCAGTTGGGCCTAATCCTTCGTAAATCCTCTAAAAAATTTACCTTCTTTTGTTAGGACAACAATTCTtcaactgtgttggattccaggtgcaTATGTTCCTTATAATCCACATCCTTGCGGATATCTGTATGTTATCTGTCAATTATACGAAGCTTTCGTGttacttaattttatatttttcatcaatCTACTAGTAAAACACCGTTGTGTCGAAAAGCCTAacaaccactccgttgtttcattgttcatatatatgtatatgtatatgatatatatatgtatatatatatatatgtatgtatgttatgtatatatatatatatatatatatatatatatatatatatatatatatataatatatatgtgtatatatatatatatatatatatatatagatatatatatatatatatagtataaatcatatatacacatacttacgtacacacacaaatttacacacacacacaaatatatatatatatatatatatatatatatatatatatatatatatatatatatatatatatatacacacacaccacacttatatatatatatatatctatatatatatatatatatatatatatatatatatatatagagctttcCTCTGATATCCTTTTCTCCCCAAAGATCATGCACCAGCTAAGCTGTGAAGCCCTAAAGCTAGCACCACATGTATCTGGTCGTTTGCCTGGCTGAACGTTCAATTGTTCCCAAGTTCTGTCAGAGGATGAGTCGTACCTTCAAACAAAGTGTAGATGCCAACGACATGCCCAATGGATGCGAGTTCTATAACACACAAGCAGTGTTCGACGATACAGGTGCTGTTGTTGCAAGGTAGGAAACGAGGTCTGGTGAGTCACATCTCTTTTTTCGTACAGATGACACGTACCTAAATTCCAGAAATGTACAGCTCGTTTCATTAATGTCTCAATATGCCATCAAAGTCTAATGATCAACATTCCACTCGCTTTTTATAAGCATTCTCGtgtcattctggctctttctcaTTTTAATCATTCCCTTTCGTTtcaatattttttggtttttgcaaTTAGTTTCACGTTTTCCTCATTATCTAATAAGTAACTCATTTCCAAAAGCAACAAATCTTAGGATTATATGGTAATAGTTTTAAATATGAACAGTTCTTTACACCCTTCTCattcaagttttatttgctttaCAAGTCTTTATTTACGTCGGGTTTCCTTAAATGTCCTCAAGTTGTCATAGAACTATGAAGTCTTTTTAATAAACGATTTGTGAGTCTTCCCAGATATCAAACAATAACTGGTTACCACTCAACAAagtgcttatatacatatacgaacgcgcgcactcacagacacacacacatacacacatatatatgtatatatatgtgtgtgtatatatatataaatatcttatatatatatatatataacatatatatatatatatatatatatatatatatatagtatattaaaaagagcccataaaaaaccgtcaaaatatatagagaaaatactatattctggcgtttttttatgggctccttttattagatggaattctgttgtaacaaaacatttttaccagtcacacacacaacatatatatatatatatatatatatatatatatatatatatatatatatatatatatatatatatatatatatatatatatatatatatatatatttatctgtgtgTGCGCGTGCCTGTGTGGGCCTTCTAGTTCTCAGTCGCCACAATCGAAATAAatgtcaaaacaaaacaaaaaaagagtgaAGACAAAGATACATAGTTTAACTGAATTCACTACGCTTCAATAATTATGTTATGACAGCCGTCCGGCGGCATCTGAATACTTTTACGGAGAAGTTTATAGTATAAAGCCACAAGCGGCCAGCTTATGTTTGAAAAACcaaattgtttgaaaaaaaacaatttgatcTTCAGGTATCGGAAGAAAAACCTACACAATGAGCCTCACTTCATCGCAGGGACGGATCCAGATTCTTCAGCGGTGTTCGAGGCGTCCTTTGGAGTCACCTTCACTCTCCTGGTTAGTAAGTAAGTTGGCGGTATTTGTCTAAAGACTTTTTAGTTTATACTTTCATTCGTAATTAGTTCTGTCAATCTTAACTGaatataaaacaaggaaaaaaataagataactcACTAACTCATTCAACAGGGCGTGAATGAAACTGAAAGCCACAAGTTATGGAAGGAGATCCTCAgccaaaataaagatgaaaataaaataaagatacgaTAAAATACGATTAAACAACAGCTGAGAAATACGAATACTAATACTTAGAGCTTCGAGCTGTAGTACCTTGTGGTAATATTACAGCTTCTCTTATTCCGGAGAGCATCAAGCTCTACAGCGTCTGTGAcatatcctgaaaaaaaaaaacaaaaaaagggacgTTGCTGCACGACAGCACGACAGAGCAGCAGAGGAAAAGGCAAATGAATACTGATTCATAATCTGAACAAGCGCCGAGTTTCAACCTCCTTCGAGTCTCTCTGACTATTGGGactaaaatcattcttttaaTCTAACTCTAAGGCACAATAGAGGCTTTCCAATTAGGGGGAGGGTAGGACCCATCCATGGCCATAATCCACTGTCCATCTGGTGTCTCAGGAGTATTTTTGCTAGTACCATCTTCCTTTAAgtcatattcatttatatatattatatatatatatatatatatatatatatatatatatatatatatatatatatatatatatatatatgtgtgtgtgtgtgtgtgtgtgtgtgtgtgtgtgtgtatgtatgtatatattggcgATTAGGTTGATGTGAATACAATGtctcaaaatcaaatatattcttTAGATACTGAGCTGAGAGGaaaaaattcatgcatcattcaaaccttctccctctccgataaagaaaagaaaagcgagCTTTAATGGAATTCCTTCTCCATCAAAGATAGGTCTGTTCATTACAcaccgatcaaagatttaaaacgtatTATCAAAAATCTCTAACTAGTATTcataacaccaaaggaaaaaCGGACCTGTGACAATGCTTCCGTCCCGTCTCTGTCAAATGAAAAGAATgggaacattatggaaaattctctgcctttattttttcctgtcaAATAGGTAAAAAAGCTGACATTGCTCAAAGTACATTATCCTCCCTACCTGCATATTCTTGTCATCATGATTACTGTACTATCACTCATACAGCATGTGTAGGCCTACTCATGAACCCTGATTCCACAATTCTGTGGCGAGGCAGCGGGCCAGTTTGAGCTAGAATTCAAGACCGCAAACCTAAATGCTTTCTGGGTTACATAAagctaataattaaaataattacatgaAGTCTGTTCACGGGTGATTTACTAGTTGAATGGACTGTAACGTTAAATTTTTTCAGTAACtgcaatccagttgcctaatgtGCTTAATCAACCCTTCCCCCCCATATCCTTGACTACTCACTCGGATGACTTCCCGTTACCCGTACCTATTGGCCCGTTTAATGTAACGGTCATTTTAAAATTCACCCCACCAACAAACGAGCCTTAAATTGCcatatattattgaaatttttattttatcctcatAATGactatttctttcatttccccaaaatgtgtttgcataaactcgtgttataccatgtattacatatatactgtatgtactatgtatttaAAAGTAACAGTAcggtatatatgtgaatatataattatgggaGTTATTCTTAAGAATGTAGTTGGTATGGTTACTAGAATGTTCATGAATGCATTCATCCGTACGTAAACAGATTACACACACCTTCATCGTCTCCTATATGCGACTGAGAGAACTCTGAAATTCAGCCATTCACGTCTTTCATGTGACGATTTCCCACAAAACCACAATTTATCTCTAGACTTCTTTCTAATAGCTCCCATGCTTGTAGGCCTGCAGGGTCTCCAAACTCTTCTGGTGCCTAGCTGACACTTCCCCACAGTATTCTCCCAGGAGGGGGAACATGAACTGATTcaattattaataagaaaaaacgCAAAATCTTTCTTGCAGATCAGCttcgatattttattttatgacccAGCGGTCTCCAACATGGAGAGCTTCGGAGTCAGGGACGTTATCACGAGCTCAGGTTGGATGGATCAACTTCCCTTTCATGTGGGTAAGTTTGCCTCCGTCTCTTTCTAATGCCAAATGACTcgtttgcaatggaaatgaacaAATCTAATTTACACTGAGTTTTTGTTTCATGATTAATGATCCTAGAATTTCTTTGACAGCATGGGACATCCAGCtttgcaaaatttttaaaaatttcagtaaAATCATATAATTTCTTTCTGGATTCATTATACTAGTTTTGCGAAGAAATTTCTGTTAGTTATAAGACTTACAACAAACCTGCGCTTCACAAATATCAGATCAGTGAGAATCTGCCTTTTATCCGGAAACAGATCAGTGAGGAAGTATTTTATgtctaaaaaacaaataaatatttattttcttctctcaaaATATTTCTGCAGACTCAAAAACATATCATGAATGTTGCCAGATATTCATTAACATTTAATTTCCTCTGACCTTCAGTTTCCCTATACTCCTATTTGTCCCATATGATCATTCTGTGGTGTGGCATCACGCCAGAAAACTCAATTTCCTTTATAGTTTATTCCACAAAGAATTATTCTCATTCTAGAAAGTCATAATAATGGGAAGCTTCTCCACAACTACCATTCTTATCATACCGTTCATCAGCCAATTGAAGAAGCACTGGTTAATTTACAAAAACAATCgactatttgtttattaaaaactgatatctatatatgcataaatttacCTTTGCTGAACTATTTATTTATGCagtcattgtatgtatataatctatttcTCTTGACAGTATTTGCCTCTTTTTTCATATACGGACATTATGTTTTTGGAGGTATTCTTAATAAGTTAAAGGCTACTctggtaaaataaataataataataataataataataataataataataataagtaataataataatataataataataataaagaacttaTTACTCCTACATAACTTTAAGACAAGACTGTGAGGCTTCCGAGTCACGTtccttgaacacacacacacacacacacacacacacacaaatatcgaCCTATATCTAATTCTCAGATTCAATCCCCCTTTTCAGCTCCTCAGGTTTGGAAGGGCTTCTCCGAAGGATACCAAGCAAACCTCATAGCTGCAAATCACTACAATCCTATGGGAGGTTTCTTAGGGACCGGAATTTTCAGGGGCGTTGCGTCAGACCCTGATGAGTACACCTACGACACTTCTTCTGGCACCAAACTGATCATCGGGGATATTTTAACGCACGCACCGGATTCTCCCGGAATAATTCTACATCAAGAAGTGAAAGAGCGCTGAGTCACAA
This window of the Macrobrachium nipponense isolate FS-2020 chromosome 5, ASM1510439v2, whole genome shotgun sequence genome carries:
- the LOC135215157 gene encoding vanin-like protein 3, with product MYLVVCLAERSIVPKFCQRMSRTFKQSVDANDMPNGCEFYNTQAVFDDTGAVVARYRKKNLHNEPHFIAGTDPDSSAVFEASFGVTFTLLISFDILFYDPAVSNMESFGVRDVITSSGWMDQLPFHVAPQVWKGFSEGYQANLIAANHYNPMGGFLGTGIFRGVASDPDEYTYDTSSGTKLIIGDILTHAPDSPGIILHQEVKER